One Ictalurus furcatus strain D&B chromosome 21, Billie_1.0, whole genome shotgun sequence genomic region harbors:
- the znf740a gene encoding gastrula zinc finger protein XlCGF58.1 isoform X1 — translation MSHIPTTSVRDHMKWAGLLGCEAVLSSMALMQASTISAPKKMMTSLAPPPVPGSTQRDPQGHMGLTAAMTCPPLLVRKEGDFHAPRLLDEKEMRPSEDMQLKKKNRKSGTPCKVREQEGKGGKAVVVDENGNCPLSKVQKNFICDHCYGAFRSGYHLKRHILIHTGEKPFACAICDMRFIQRYHLERHSLTHTGVKPYACTMCDMRFFQRYHLQRHSLIHTGVKPYACSMCDRRFFQRYHLQRHSLTHTGVKPYACSMCDMKFFQRYHLQRHSLTHTGVKPYACSMCDMKFFQRYHLQRHSLTHTGVKPYACSMCHMRFFQRCHLQRHTLTHTGVKPFACTMCDMRFFQRYHLQRHSITHTGVKPYACSMCDMRFFHRYHLQRHSLTHTGVKPYACNMCDMRFFQRYHLQRHSLTHTGVKPYACSMCDMRFFQRYHLQRHSLTHTGVKPYACSMCDMRFFQRYHLERHSLTHTGEKPFACDMCDMRFIQRYHLERHKRVHSGEKPYQCERCQQNFSRTDRLLRHRRLCQGRGVAKVEATPCCEPRPFSQDPLPAPPPAPPNTWSRLAV, via the exons ATGTCACACATACCAACCACCTCGGTCCGTGACCATATGAAATGG gcgGGGCTGCTCGGATGTGAAGCTGTCCTCTCCAGTATGGCTCTGATGCAGGCCAGCACCATTTCTGCTCCAAAGAAGATGATGACATCACTGGCCCCGCCCCCTGTTCCGGGTTCCACTCAGAGGGACCCGCAGGGACACATGGGCTTAACGGCGGCCATGACCTGCCCTCCACTG CTTGTCCGTAAAGAAGGAGACTTTCACGCCCCCCGCCTGCTGGACGAGAAGGAAATGAGACCCAGTGAGGACATGcagctgaagaagaagaacaggaagtCGGGAACGCCCTGCAAAGTCAGAGAGCAGGAGGGGAAAGGAGGGAAG GCTGTTGTGGTGGACGAGAATGGGAATTGTCCACTTTCCAAAGTGCAGAAGAACTTCATCTGTGATCACTGCTACGGCGCCTTCAGAAGCGGCTATCATCTGAAACGACACATTCTCATTCACACCG GGGAGAAGCCATTTGCTTGTGCCATATGTGACATGAGGTTTATTCAGCGTTACCACTTGGAGAGACACAGCCTCACGCATACTG GGGTGAAACCGTATGCTTGCACCATGTGTGACATGCGGTTTTTCCAACGTTACCACCTTCAGAGACACAGCCTCATACATACGG GGGTGAAGCCCTACGCTTGCTCCATGTGTGACAGGCGTTTTTTCCAACGCTAccacctgcagagacacagcCTCACTCATACGG GGGTGAAGCCGTATGCTTGTTCCATGTGTGACATGAAGTTTTTTCAGCGTTAccacctgcagagacacagcCTAACCCATACGG GGGTGAAGCCGTATGCTTGTTCCATGTGTGACATGAAGTTTTTTCAGCGTTAccacctgcagagacacagcCTAACCCATACGG GGGTGAAGCCATATGCTTGCTCCATGTGCCATATGAGGTTTTTTCAGCGTTGTCACCTTCAACGACACACTCTCACCCACACGG GGGTGAAGCCATTTGCTTGCACCATGTGTGATATGAGATTTTTTCAACGCTACCACCTCCAGAGACACAGCATCACCCATACGG GAGTGAAGCCTTACGCTTGTTCCATGTGTGACATGCGTTTTTTCCACCGTTACCATCTGCAGAGACACAGCCTCACTCACACGG GGGTGAAGCCCTATGCTTGTAACATGTGTGACATGCGTTTTTTCCAACGCTAccacctgcagagacacagcCTCACCCATACGG GGGTGAAGCCGTACGCTTGCTCGATGTGCGACATGAGGTTTTTTCAACGTTACCACCTCCAGAGACACAGCCTCACTCATACGG GGGTGAAGCCGTATGCTTGCTCCATGTGTGACATGAGATTTTTCCAGCGTTACCACTTGGAAAGACACAGCCTCACTCACACGG gtgagaAGCCGTTTGCGTGTGATATGTGTGACATGCGCTTCATCCAGAGATATCACCTGGAGAGACACAAGCGCGTTCACAgcggagagaaaccgtatcagtGTGAGCGATGCCAACAG AATTTCTCGAGAACGGACCGGCTGCTCAGACACAGACGGCTGTGCCAGGGAAGGGGTGTGGCTAAAGTGGAGGCTACGCCCTGCTGTGAGCCCCGCCCATTTTCTCAAGACCCACTCCCGGCTCCGCCTCCAGCTCCACCTAACACCTGGAGTCGACTCGCAGTCTGA
- the znf740a gene encoding gastrula zinc finger protein XlCGF46.1 isoform X2: MSHIPTTSVRDHMKWAGLLGCEAVLSSMALMQASTISAPKKMMTSLAPPPVPGSTQRDPQGHMGLTAAMTCPPLLVRKEGDFHAPRLLDEKEMRPSEDMQLKKKNRKSGTPCKVREQEGKGGKAVVVDENGNCPLSKVQKNFICDHCYGAFRSGYHLKRHILIHTGEKPFACAICDMRFIQRYHLERHSLTHTGVKPYACTMCDMRFFQRYHLQRHSLIHTGVKPYACSMCDRRFFQRYHLQRHSLTHTGVKPYACSMCDMKFFQRYHLQRHSLTHTGVKPYACSMCDMKFFQRYHLQRHSLTHTGVKPYACSMCHMRFFQRCHLQRHTLTHTGVKPFACTMCDMRFFQRYHLQRHSITHTGVKPYACSMCDMRFFHRYHLQRHSLTHTGVKPYACNMCDMRFFQRYHLQRHSLTHTGVKPYACSMCDMRFFQRYHLQRHSLTHTGEKPFACDMCDMRFIQRYHLERHKRVHSGEKPYQCERCQQNFSRTDRLLRHRRLCQGRGVAKVEATPCCEPRPFSQDPLPAPPPAPPNTWSRLAV; encoded by the exons ATGTCACACATACCAACCACCTCGGTCCGTGACCATATGAAATGG gcgGGGCTGCTCGGATGTGAAGCTGTCCTCTCCAGTATGGCTCTGATGCAGGCCAGCACCATTTCTGCTCCAAAGAAGATGATGACATCACTGGCCCCGCCCCCTGTTCCGGGTTCCACTCAGAGGGACCCGCAGGGACACATGGGCTTAACGGCGGCCATGACCTGCCCTCCACTG CTTGTCCGTAAAGAAGGAGACTTTCACGCCCCCCGCCTGCTGGACGAGAAGGAAATGAGACCCAGTGAGGACATGcagctgaagaagaagaacaggaagtCGGGAACGCCCTGCAAAGTCAGAGAGCAGGAGGGGAAAGGAGGGAAG GCTGTTGTGGTGGACGAGAATGGGAATTGTCCACTTTCCAAAGTGCAGAAGAACTTCATCTGTGATCACTGCTACGGCGCCTTCAGAAGCGGCTATCATCTGAAACGACACATTCTCATTCACACCG GGGAGAAGCCATTTGCTTGTGCCATATGTGACATGAGGTTTATTCAGCGTTACCACTTGGAGAGACACAGCCTCACGCATACTG GGGTGAAACCGTATGCTTGCACCATGTGTGACATGCGGTTTTTCCAACGTTACCACCTTCAGAGACACAGCCTCATACATACGG GGGTGAAGCCCTACGCTTGCTCCATGTGTGACAGGCGTTTTTTCCAACGCTAccacctgcagagacacagcCTCACTCATACGG GGGTGAAGCCGTATGCTTGTTCCATGTGTGACATGAAGTTTTTTCAGCGTTAccacctgcagagacacagcCTAACCCATACGG GGGTGAAGCCGTATGCTTGTTCCATGTGTGACATGAAGTTTTTTCAGCGTTAccacctgcagagacacagcCTAACCCATACGG GGGTGAAGCCATATGCTTGCTCCATGTGCCATATGAGGTTTTTTCAGCGTTGTCACCTTCAACGACACACTCTCACCCACACGG GGGTGAAGCCATTTGCTTGCACCATGTGTGATATGAGATTTTTTCAACGCTACCACCTCCAGAGACACAGCATCACCCATACGG GAGTGAAGCCTTACGCTTGTTCCATGTGTGACATGCGTTTTTTCCACCGTTACCATCTGCAGAGACACAGCCTCACTCACACGG GGGTGAAGCCCTATGCTTGTAACATGTGTGACATGCGTTTTTTCCAACGCTAccacctgcagagacacagcCTCACCCATACGG GGGTGAAGCCGTACGCTTGCTCGATGTGCGACATGAGGTTTTTTCAACGTTACCACCTCCAGAGACACAGCCTCACTCATACGG gtgagaAGCCGTTTGCGTGTGATATGTGTGACATGCGCTTCATCCAGAGATATCACCTGGAGAGACACAAGCGCGTTCACAgcggagagaaaccgtatcagtGTGAGCGATGCCAACAG AATTTCTCGAGAACGGACCGGCTGCTCAGACACAGACGGCTGTGCCAGGGAAGGGGTGTGGCTAAAGTGGAGGCTACGCCCTGCTGTGAGCCCCGCCCATTTTCTCAAGACCCACTCCCGGCTCCGCCTCCAGCTCCACCTAACACCTGGAGTCGACTCGCAGTCTGA
- the znf740a gene encoding gastrula zinc finger protein XlCGF46.1 isoform X9: MSHIPTTSVRDHMKWAGLLGCEAVLSSMALMQASTISAPKKMMTSLAPPPVPGSTQRDPQGHMGLTAAMTCPPLLVRKEGDFHAPRLLDEKEMRPSEDMQLKKKNRKSGTPCKVREQEGKGGKAVVVDENGNCPLSKVQKNFICDHCYGAFRSGYHLKRHILIHTGEKPFACAICDMRFIQRYHLERHSLTHTGVKPYACTMCDMRFFQRYHLQRHSLIHTGVKPYACSMCDRRFFQRYHLQRHSLTHTGVKPYACSMCDMKFFQRYHLQRHSLTHTGVKPYACSMCDMKFFQRYHLQRHSLTHTGVKPYACNMCDMRFFQRYHLQRHSLTHTGVKPYACSMCDMRFFQRYHLQRHSLTHTGVKPYACSMCDMRFFQRYHLERHSLTHTGEKPFACDMCDMRFIQRYHLERHKRVHSGEKPYQCERCQQNFSRTDRLLRHRRLCQGRGVAKVEATPCCEPRPFSQDPLPAPPPAPPNTWSRLAV, encoded by the exons ATGTCACACATACCAACCACCTCGGTCCGTGACCATATGAAATGG gcgGGGCTGCTCGGATGTGAAGCTGTCCTCTCCAGTATGGCTCTGATGCAGGCCAGCACCATTTCTGCTCCAAAGAAGATGATGACATCACTGGCCCCGCCCCCTGTTCCGGGTTCCACTCAGAGGGACCCGCAGGGACACATGGGCTTAACGGCGGCCATGACCTGCCCTCCACTG CTTGTCCGTAAAGAAGGAGACTTTCACGCCCCCCGCCTGCTGGACGAGAAGGAAATGAGACCCAGTGAGGACATGcagctgaagaagaagaacaggaagtCGGGAACGCCCTGCAAAGTCAGAGAGCAGGAGGGGAAAGGAGGGAAG GCTGTTGTGGTGGACGAGAATGGGAATTGTCCACTTTCCAAAGTGCAGAAGAACTTCATCTGTGATCACTGCTACGGCGCCTTCAGAAGCGGCTATCATCTGAAACGACACATTCTCATTCACACCG GGGAGAAGCCATTTGCTTGTGCCATATGTGACATGAGGTTTATTCAGCGTTACCACTTGGAGAGACACAGCCTCACGCATACTG GGGTGAAACCGTATGCTTGCACCATGTGTGACATGCGGTTTTTCCAACGTTACCACCTTCAGAGACACAGCCTCATACATACGG GGGTGAAGCCCTACGCTTGCTCCATGTGTGACAGGCGTTTTTTCCAACGCTAccacctgcagagacacagcCTCACTCATACGG GGGTGAAGCCGTATGCTTGTTCCATGTGTGACATGAAGTTTTTTCAGCGTTAccacctgcagagacacagcCTAACCCATACGG GGGTGAAGCCGTATGCTTGTTCCATGTGTGACATGAAGTTTTTTCAGCGTTAccacctgcagagacacagcCTAACCCATACGG GGGTGAAGCCCTATGCTTGTAACATGTGTGACATGCGTTTTTTCCAACGCTAccacctgcagagacacagcCTCACCCATACGG GGGTGAAGCCGTACGCTTGCTCGATGTGCGACATGAGGTTTTTTCAACGTTACCACCTCCAGAGACACAGCCTCACTCATACGG GGGTGAAGCCGTATGCTTGCTCCATGTGTGACATGAGATTTTTCCAGCGTTACCACTTGGAAAGACACAGCCTCACTCACACGG gtgagaAGCCGTTTGCGTGTGATATGTGTGACATGCGCTTCATCCAGAGATATCACCTGGAGAGACACAAGCGCGTTCACAgcggagagaaaccgtatcagtGTGAGCGATGCCAACAG AATTTCTCGAGAACGGACCGGCTGCTCAGACACAGACGGCTGTGCCAGGGAAGGGGTGTGGCTAAAGTGGAGGCTACGCCCTGCTGTGAGCCCCGCCCATTTTCTCAAGACCCACTCCCGGCTCCGCCTCCAGCTCCACCTAACACCTGGAGTCGACTCGCAGTCTGA
- the znf740a gene encoding gastrula zinc finger protein XlCGF46.1 isoform X8, which produces MSHIPTTSVRDHMKWAGLLGCEAVLSSMALMQASTISAPKKMMTSLAPPPVPGSTQRDPQGHMGLTAAMTCPPLLVRKEGDFHAPRLLDEKEMRPSEDMQLKKKNRKSGTPCKVREQEGKGGKAVVVDENGNCPLSKVQKNFICDHCYGAFRSGYHLKRHILIHTGEKPFACAICDMRFIQRYHLERHSLTHTGVKPYACTMCDMRFFQRYHLQRHSLIHTGVKPYACSMCDRRFFQRYHLQRHSLTHTGVKPYACSMCDMKFFQRYHLQRHSLTHTGVKPYACSMCDMKFFQRYHLQRHSLTHTGVKPYACSMCDMRFFHRYHLQRHSLTHTGVKPYACNMCDMRFFQRYHLQRHSLTHTGVKPYACSMCDMRFFQRYHLQRHSLTHTGVKPYACSMCDMRFFQRYHLERHSLTHTGEKPFACDMCDMRFIQRYHLERHKRVHSGEKPYQCERCQQNFSRTDRLLRHRRLCQGRGVAKVEATPCCEPRPFSQDPLPAPPPAPPNTWSRLAV; this is translated from the exons ATGTCACACATACCAACCACCTCGGTCCGTGACCATATGAAATGG gcgGGGCTGCTCGGATGTGAAGCTGTCCTCTCCAGTATGGCTCTGATGCAGGCCAGCACCATTTCTGCTCCAAAGAAGATGATGACATCACTGGCCCCGCCCCCTGTTCCGGGTTCCACTCAGAGGGACCCGCAGGGACACATGGGCTTAACGGCGGCCATGACCTGCCCTCCACTG CTTGTCCGTAAAGAAGGAGACTTTCACGCCCCCCGCCTGCTGGACGAGAAGGAAATGAGACCCAGTGAGGACATGcagctgaagaagaagaacaggaagtCGGGAACGCCCTGCAAAGTCAGAGAGCAGGAGGGGAAAGGAGGGAAG GCTGTTGTGGTGGACGAGAATGGGAATTGTCCACTTTCCAAAGTGCAGAAGAACTTCATCTGTGATCACTGCTACGGCGCCTTCAGAAGCGGCTATCATCTGAAACGACACATTCTCATTCACACCG GGGAGAAGCCATTTGCTTGTGCCATATGTGACATGAGGTTTATTCAGCGTTACCACTTGGAGAGACACAGCCTCACGCATACTG GGGTGAAACCGTATGCTTGCACCATGTGTGACATGCGGTTTTTCCAACGTTACCACCTTCAGAGACACAGCCTCATACATACGG GGGTGAAGCCCTACGCTTGCTCCATGTGTGACAGGCGTTTTTTCCAACGCTAccacctgcagagacacagcCTCACTCATACGG GGGTGAAGCCGTATGCTTGTTCCATGTGTGACATGAAGTTTTTTCAGCGTTAccacctgcagagacacagcCTAACCCATACGG GGGTGAAGCCGTATGCTTGTTCCATGTGTGACATGAAGTTTTTTCAGCGTTAccacctgcagagacacagcCTAACCCATACGG GAGTGAAGCCTTACGCTTGTTCCATGTGTGACATGCGTTTTTTCCACCGTTACCATCTGCAGAGACACAGCCTCACTCACACGG GGGTGAAGCCCTATGCTTGTAACATGTGTGACATGCGTTTTTTCCAACGCTAccacctgcagagacacagcCTCACCCATACGG GGGTGAAGCCGTACGCTTGCTCGATGTGCGACATGAGGTTTTTTCAACGTTACCACCTCCAGAGACACAGCCTCACTCATACGG GGGTGAAGCCGTATGCTTGCTCCATGTGTGACATGAGATTTTTCCAGCGTTACCACTTGGAAAGACACAGCCTCACTCACACGG gtgagaAGCCGTTTGCGTGTGATATGTGTGACATGCGCTTCATCCAGAGATATCACCTGGAGAGACACAAGCGCGTTCACAgcggagagaaaccgtatcagtGTGAGCGATGCCAACAG AATTTCTCGAGAACGGACCGGCTGCTCAGACACAGACGGCTGTGCCAGGGAAGGGGTGTGGCTAAAGTGGAGGCTACGCCCTGCTGTGAGCCCCGCCCATTTTCTCAAGACCCACTCCCGGCTCCGCCTCCAGCTCCACCTAACACCTGGAGTCGACTCGCAGTCTGA
- the znf740a gene encoding gastrula zinc finger protein XlCGF46.1 isoform X10: MSHIPTTSVRDHMKWAGLLGCEAVLSSMALMQASTISAPKKMMTSLAPPPVPGSTQRDPQGHMGLTAAMTCPPLLVRKEGDFHAPRLLDEKEMRPSEDMQLKKKNRKSGTPCKVREQEGKGGKAVVVDENGNCPLSKVQKNFICDHCYGAFRSGYHLKRHILIHTGEKPFACAICDMRFIQRYHLERHSLTHTGVKPYACTMCDMRFFQRYHLQRHSLIHTGVKPYACSMCDRRFFQRYHLQRHSLTHTGVKPYACSMCDMKFFQRYHLQRHSLTHTGVKPYACSMCDMKFFQRYHLQRHSLTHTGVKPYACSMCHMRFFQRCHLQRHTLTHTGVKPFACTMCDMRFFQRYHLQRHSITHTGVKPYACSMCDMRFFHRYHLQRHSLTHTGEKPFACDMCDMRFIQRYHLERHKRVHSGEKPYQCERCQQNFSRTDRLLRHRRLCQGRGVAKVEATPCCEPRPFSQDPLPAPPPAPPNTWSRLAV, encoded by the exons ATGTCACACATACCAACCACCTCGGTCCGTGACCATATGAAATGG gcgGGGCTGCTCGGATGTGAAGCTGTCCTCTCCAGTATGGCTCTGATGCAGGCCAGCACCATTTCTGCTCCAAAGAAGATGATGACATCACTGGCCCCGCCCCCTGTTCCGGGTTCCACTCAGAGGGACCCGCAGGGACACATGGGCTTAACGGCGGCCATGACCTGCCCTCCACTG CTTGTCCGTAAAGAAGGAGACTTTCACGCCCCCCGCCTGCTGGACGAGAAGGAAATGAGACCCAGTGAGGACATGcagctgaagaagaagaacaggaagtCGGGAACGCCCTGCAAAGTCAGAGAGCAGGAGGGGAAAGGAGGGAAG GCTGTTGTGGTGGACGAGAATGGGAATTGTCCACTTTCCAAAGTGCAGAAGAACTTCATCTGTGATCACTGCTACGGCGCCTTCAGAAGCGGCTATCATCTGAAACGACACATTCTCATTCACACCG GGGAGAAGCCATTTGCTTGTGCCATATGTGACATGAGGTTTATTCAGCGTTACCACTTGGAGAGACACAGCCTCACGCATACTG GGGTGAAACCGTATGCTTGCACCATGTGTGACATGCGGTTTTTCCAACGTTACCACCTTCAGAGACACAGCCTCATACATACGG GGGTGAAGCCCTACGCTTGCTCCATGTGTGACAGGCGTTTTTTCCAACGCTAccacctgcagagacacagcCTCACTCATACGG GGGTGAAGCCGTATGCTTGTTCCATGTGTGACATGAAGTTTTTTCAGCGTTAccacctgcagagacacagcCTAACCCATACGG GGGTGAAGCCGTATGCTTGTTCCATGTGTGACATGAAGTTTTTTCAGCGTTAccacctgcagagacacagcCTAACCCATACGG GGGTGAAGCCATATGCTTGCTCCATGTGCCATATGAGGTTTTTTCAGCGTTGTCACCTTCAACGACACACTCTCACCCACACGG GGGTGAAGCCATTTGCTTGCACCATGTGTGATATGAGATTTTTTCAACGCTACCACCTCCAGAGACACAGCATCACCCATACGG GAGTGAAGCCTTACGCTTGTTCCATGTGTGACATGCGTTTTTTCCACCGTTACCATCTGCAGAGACACAGCCTCACTCACACGG gtgagaAGCCGTTTGCGTGTGATATGTGTGACATGCGCTTCATCCAGAGATATCACCTGGAGAGACACAAGCGCGTTCACAgcggagagaaaccgtatcagtGTGAGCGATGCCAACAG AATTTCTCGAGAACGGACCGGCTGCTCAGACACAGACGGCTGTGCCAGGGAAGGGGTGTGGCTAAAGTGGAGGCTACGCCCTGCTGTGAGCCCCGCCCATTTTCTCAAGACCCACTCCCGGCTCCGCCTCCAGCTCCACCTAACACCTGGAGTCGACTCGCAGTCTGA
- the znf740a gene encoding zinc finger protein 771 isoform X12 gives MSHIPTTSVRDHMKWAGLLGCEAVLSSMALMQASTISAPKKMMTSLAPPPVPGSTQRDPQGHMGLTAAMTCPPLLVRKEGDFHAPRLLDEKEMRPSEDMQLKKKNRKSGTPCKVREQEGKGGKAVVVDENGNCPLSKVQKNFICDHCYGAFRSGYHLKRHILIHTGEKPFACAICDMRFIQRYHLERHSLTHTGVKPYACTMCDMRFFQRYHLQRHSLIHTGVKPYACSMCDRRFFQRYHLQRHSLTHTGVKPYACSMCDMKFFQRYHLQRHSLTHTGVKPYACSMCDMKFFQRYHLQRHSLTHTGVKPYACSMCHMRFFQRCHLQRHTLTHTGVKPYACSMCDMRFFHRYHLQRHSLTHTGEKPFACDMCDMRFIQRYHLERHKRVHSGEKPYQCERCQQNFSRTDRLLRHRRLCQGRGVAKVEATPCCEPRPFSQDPLPAPPPAPPNTWSRLAV, from the exons ATGTCACACATACCAACCACCTCGGTCCGTGACCATATGAAATGG gcgGGGCTGCTCGGATGTGAAGCTGTCCTCTCCAGTATGGCTCTGATGCAGGCCAGCACCATTTCTGCTCCAAAGAAGATGATGACATCACTGGCCCCGCCCCCTGTTCCGGGTTCCACTCAGAGGGACCCGCAGGGACACATGGGCTTAACGGCGGCCATGACCTGCCCTCCACTG CTTGTCCGTAAAGAAGGAGACTTTCACGCCCCCCGCCTGCTGGACGAGAAGGAAATGAGACCCAGTGAGGACATGcagctgaagaagaagaacaggaagtCGGGAACGCCCTGCAAAGTCAGAGAGCAGGAGGGGAAAGGAGGGAAG GCTGTTGTGGTGGACGAGAATGGGAATTGTCCACTTTCCAAAGTGCAGAAGAACTTCATCTGTGATCACTGCTACGGCGCCTTCAGAAGCGGCTATCATCTGAAACGACACATTCTCATTCACACCG GGGAGAAGCCATTTGCTTGTGCCATATGTGACATGAGGTTTATTCAGCGTTACCACTTGGAGAGACACAGCCTCACGCATACTG GGGTGAAACCGTATGCTTGCACCATGTGTGACATGCGGTTTTTCCAACGTTACCACCTTCAGAGACACAGCCTCATACATACGG GGGTGAAGCCCTACGCTTGCTCCATGTGTGACAGGCGTTTTTTCCAACGCTAccacctgcagagacacagcCTCACTCATACGG GGGTGAAGCCGTATGCTTGTTCCATGTGTGACATGAAGTTTTTTCAGCGTTAccacctgcagagacacagcCTAACCCATACGG GGGTGAAGCCGTATGCTTGTTCCATGTGTGACATGAAGTTTTTTCAGCGTTAccacctgcagagacacagcCTAACCCATACGG GGGTGAAGCCATATGCTTGCTCCATGTGCCATATGAGGTTTTTTCAGCGTTGTCACCTTCAACGACACACTCTCACCCACACGG GAGTGAAGCCTTACGCTTGTTCCATGTGTGACATGCGTTTTTTCCACCGTTACCATCTGCAGAGACACAGCCTCACTCACACGG gtgagaAGCCGTTTGCGTGTGATATGTGTGACATGCGCTTCATCCAGAGATATCACCTGGAGAGACACAAGCGCGTTCACAgcggagagaaaccgtatcagtGTGAGCGATGCCAACAG AATTTCTCGAGAACGGACCGGCTGCTCAGACACAGACGGCTGTGCCAGGGAAGGGGTGTGGCTAAAGTGGAGGCTACGCCCTGCTGTGAGCCCCGCCCATTTTCTCAAGACCCACTCCCGGCTCCGCCTCCAGCTCCACCTAACACCTGGAGTCGACTCGCAGTCTGA